In Burkholderia sp. WP9, a genomic segment contains:
- a CDS encoding DUF3108 domain-containing protein, with protein MSSAPAARRSDRTPPSGPRTGMRAGRWIAVLLIVAVLHWIAAQWVERNRATLNPSDNEHVPVQVALLTPERIERQPAAAATSTPEPAPARRAPARKPREHVLTALQPAKQAAPVAPAAASNAAASAPDAAGANATPNAAASAAGAASATAAASAPQASPGVKFSVPPSGELQYDTFYNGVRNQPGTIHWTSTAQSYEMVVSVPLPFVGTFVYSSHGRIDAFGLAPDQYIEKRGRRAEDVAIFNRTDKKIAFTRTPAALPLPDGAQDRFSMVMQLASLVRGDPAAYKPGVTRQFFVVDNDSGENWPVETIGDETIRTDQGFLDTRHFKRLPRHDGDLRRIDVWLAPSLGWLPARIVQTEPNGTQFELVWRGKLNAGNADGSPDSNGATSTASSDNSTGPSTPASPAAITGGGPSTPTSPADTPGAGPSAPASPGGAAPSPAAPPVDSTEPANAPGIIKP; from the coding sequence ATGTCCTCAGCTCCCGCAGCCCGCCGTTCCGATCGCACCCCGCCCAGCGGGCCGCGCACCGGTATGCGCGCGGGGCGCTGGATCGCGGTGTTGCTGATCGTGGCCGTTTTGCACTGGATTGCCGCGCAATGGGTCGAGCGCAATCGCGCGACGCTGAATCCTTCGGACAACGAGCATGTGCCCGTGCAGGTCGCTTTGCTGACGCCCGAACGGATCGAACGTCAACCGGCCGCCGCCGCGACCTCCACGCCTGAACCAGCGCCCGCGCGGCGGGCACCGGCGCGCAAGCCGCGCGAACATGTGTTGACGGCGCTGCAACCGGCGAAGCAAGCGGCGCCGGTTGCGCCTGCCGCGGCATCGAACGCGGCGGCGAGTGCACCAGATGCAGCAGGCGCCAACGCGACTCCGAATGCTGCCGCGAGCGCCGCCGGCGCGGCCAGTGCCACCGCTGCCGCGAGTGCGCCGCAAGCGTCGCCAGGCGTGAAATTCTCGGTCCCGCCATCCGGCGAACTGCAGTACGACACGTTCTACAACGGCGTGCGCAACCAACCCGGCACGATCCATTGGACGAGCACCGCGCAAAGCTACGAAATGGTCGTCTCGGTGCCATTGCCTTTCGTCGGCACTTTCGTGTATTCGAGTCATGGCCGCATCGATGCATTCGGCCTCGCGCCGGACCAGTACATCGAAAAGCGCGGCCGCCGGGCTGAAGACGTCGCGATCTTCAATCGCACCGACAAGAAGATCGCCTTCACGCGTACCCCGGCCGCGCTGCCGTTGCCCGATGGCGCGCAGGACCGTTTCAGCATGGTGATGCAACTCGCCAGCCTCGTGCGCGGCGATCCCGCCGCTTACAAACCGGGCGTGACGCGGCAGTTCTTCGTGGTCGACAACGATAGCGGCGAAAATTGGCCGGTCGAGACGATTGGCGACGAAACCATCCGCACGGACCAAGGCTTCCTCGACACGCGCCATTTCAAGCGCCTGCCCCGCCATGACGGCGATCTACGCCGCATCGACGTGTGGCTCGCGCCGTCGCTCGGCTGGCTGCCCGCGCGTATTGTCCAGACGGAACCGAACGGCACGCAGTTCGAACTGGTATGGCGCGGCAAGCTCAATGCCGGCAACGCCGACGGCTCGCCCGACAGCAATGGCGCAACGAGCACGGCTTCCTCTGACAATTCGACCGGGCCCTCTACCCCCGCTTCACCGGCAGCTATAACCGGCGGTGGACCTTCTACACCCACTTCCCCGGCGGATACACCCGGCGCTGGACCTTCTGCACCCGCCTCGCCCGGTGGTGCAGCGCCTTCCCCAGCAGCCCCGCCAGTCGATTCGACCGAGCCCGCCAACGCGCCTGGCATCATCAAACCCTGA
- a CDS encoding fumarylacetoacetate hydrolase family protein, with product MKLATLKDGTRDGQLIVVSRDLHTAAVADAIAPTLQRVLDDWAFYAPQLHDLYDALNQGRARNTFAFDARECMAPLPRAFQWADGSSYVNHVELVRRARGAEMPPEFWTDPLMYQGGSDDFIGPKDDVLCASEAFGIDFEAEVAVITTDVPMGATPDQALRSVRLITLVNDVSLRNLIPAELAKGFGFFQSKPATSFAPVAVTPDELGEHWREGRVHRPMIVHWNGKKVGQPDAGTDMVFHFGQLIAHAAKTRNLRAGAIVGSGTVSNKDAKRGYCCIAEKRCLETIEHGAPQTEFMKYGDTVKIEMFDEAGKSIFGSIDQGIAPLD from the coding sequence ATGAAACTTGCCACGCTGAAGGACGGCACGCGCGACGGCCAGCTGATCGTCGTGTCCCGCGACCTGCACACCGCGGCCGTCGCCGACGCAATCGCGCCCACGTTGCAGCGCGTGCTCGACGACTGGGCCTTCTATGCGCCGCAACTGCACGATCTGTATGACGCGCTCAATCAGGGCCGCGCGCGCAACACCTTCGCTTTCGACGCGAGGGAATGCATGGCGCCGCTGCCGCGCGCGTTCCAGTGGGCCGACGGCTCGTCGTATGTGAACCATGTCGAACTGGTGCGGCGCGCGCGCGGCGCGGAAATGCCGCCGGAGTTCTGGACCGACCCGCTGATGTATCAGGGAGGTAGCGACGACTTCATCGGACCGAAGGATGACGTGCTGTGCGCATCCGAGGCATTCGGTATCGACTTCGAGGCGGAAGTTGCCGTGATCACCACCGACGTGCCGATGGGCGCCACGCCCGATCAGGCGCTCAGGAGCGTGCGTCTGATCACGCTCGTCAACGACGTCTCGCTGCGCAACCTGATTCCCGCCGAACTGGCGAAGGGCTTCGGCTTTTTCCAGAGCAAACCGGCCACGTCGTTCGCGCCGGTCGCGGTGACGCCCGACGAACTCGGCGAACACTGGCGCGAAGGCCGCGTGCACCGGCCGATGATCGTCCACTGGAATGGCAAGAAAGTCGGTCAGCCGGACGCCGGCACCGACATGGTGTTCCACTTCGGCCAGTTGATCGCGCACGCAGCGAAGACGCGCAACCTGCGCGCGGGCGCGATCGTGGGCTCGGGCACGGTATCGAACAAGGACGCCAAGCGCGGCTATTGCTGTATCGCCGAGAAGCGCTGCCTCGAAACGATCGAGCACGGTGCGCCGCAAACCGAGTTCATGAAGTACGGCGACACGGTGAAGATCGAAATGTTCGATGAAGCGGGCAAGTCGATTTTCGGTTCGATCGACCAGGGCATCGCGCCGCTGGATTGA
- a CDS encoding ferritin: protein MNTMLYPELYKSLESVRWDMEKDIPWDKFDASLLTDEQAATIKMNAITEWSALPATEMFLRDNHHDSDFSAFMSVWFFEEQKHSLVLMEYLRRFKPEMCPTEEELHAVRFEFDPAPPLETLMLHFCGEIRLNHWYRRAAEWHTEPVIKHIYETISRDEARHGGAYLRYMKKAMSQTGDIARAAFAKIGVLMASARRTEKPLHPTNLHVNQALFPRDTIQSRLPDPEWLERWLDEQIRFDDSWEKKVVERILHNLSILFERTFNTAQELNRYRKEVVLRLQAEQKSAEQPA, encoded by the coding sequence ATGAACACCATGCTTTATCCGGAACTTTATAAATCGCTCGAATCCGTTCGATGGGACATGGAGAAAGACATTCCCTGGGACAAGTTCGATGCATCGCTATTGACCGACGAGCAGGCAGCGACGATCAAGATGAACGCGATCACCGAATGGTCGGCGTTGCCCGCCACGGAAATGTTTCTGCGTGACAACCATCACGACAGCGATTTCTCCGCGTTCATGAGCGTGTGGTTCTTCGAAGAACAGAAGCATTCGCTGGTCCTGATGGAATATCTGCGCCGCTTCAAGCCGGAAATGTGCCCGACCGAAGAAGAGCTGCACGCGGTGCGCTTCGAATTCGATCCGGCGCCGCCGCTCGAAACGCTCATGCTGCACTTCTGCGGCGAAATCCGCCTGAATCACTGGTATCGCCGTGCCGCCGAATGGCACACCGAGCCGGTTATCAAGCACATCTACGAAACGATCTCGCGCGACGAAGCGCGTCATGGCGGCGCATATCTGCGCTACATGAAGAAGGCCATGTCGCAAACCGGCGACATCGCGCGCGCTGCGTTTGCGAAGATCGGCGTGCTGATGGCATCGGCTCGCCGCACGGAAAAGCCGCTGCACCCCACCAACCTGCACGTGAACCAGGCGCTGTTCCCGCGCGACACGATTCAATCGCGTCTGCCGGATCCTGAATGGCTCGAACGCTGGCTCGACGAGCAGATCCGTTTCGACGACAGCTGGGAAAAGAAGGTGGTGGAGCGCATTCTGCACAACCTGTCGATTCTCTTCGAGCGCACGTTCAACACGGCGCAGGAACTGAACCGCTACCGCAAGGAAGTGGTGCTGCGTCTGCAGGCCGAGCAGAAGTCGGCCGAACAGCCGGCTTGA
- a CDS encoding IclR family transcriptional regulator: MPPIARSGAIRTDADSAEPLDTPESEDESADSGEEKLRSGIQSIEVGFRLLDVLTHEPRAMMLRDLAQRAGMSPAKAHRYLVSFLRLGVVSQDPLSGRYELGGFALQLGLARLARVDGVKLARIALSELRDRLDLTVGIAVWGNQGPTMVHWMESSYPAKASLKLGDVMPLLSSATGLLFAAYLPSSKTAAMLERELADSRRSSHMGGPRTRDEVEQVLAQVREHQAARVEGMLLPTIHAFSMPVFDSTGELALGLVALGHEGAFDIRWGGEIDTALRECAQKLSYELGYSAAPRDEKA; this comes from the coding sequence ATGCCTCCTATTGCCCGCTCCGGCGCGATCCGCACCGACGCCGACTCCGCCGAACCGCTCGACACGCCCGAATCCGAAGACGAAAGCGCCGACAGCGGCGAGGAAAAACTGCGCTCGGGCATCCAGTCGATCGAAGTCGGCTTCAGATTGCTCGATGTCCTGACTCACGAACCGCGCGCCATGATGCTGCGCGATCTCGCCCAGCGTGCCGGCATGAGCCCGGCAAAGGCGCATCGTTACCTGGTGAGTTTTCTGCGCCTCGGCGTGGTGTCGCAAGATCCTTTGTCGGGCCGTTACGAACTGGGCGGTTTTGCGCTGCAATTGGGACTCGCGCGGCTCGCCCGCGTGGACGGTGTGAAGCTCGCGCGCATCGCGCTGTCCGAATTGCGCGACCGGCTCGATCTCACGGTCGGCATCGCGGTATGGGGCAATCAGGGGCCGACCATGGTGCACTGGATGGAATCGAGCTATCCGGCAAAGGCGTCGCTGAAACTCGGCGATGTGATGCCGCTGCTCAGTTCCGCCACCGGCCTGCTGTTCGCGGCATATCTGCCGTCGAGCAAGACCGCCGCGATGCTTGAACGTGAACTGGCCGATTCGCGGCGCTCGTCACATATGGGTGGTCCGCGCACGCGAGACGAAGTCGAGCAGGTGCTCGCGCAAGTGCGCGAGCACCAGGCGGCGCGCGTGGAAGGCATGTTGCTGCCCACCATCCACGCGTTCTCGATGCCCGTATTCGACTCGACCGGCGAACTCGCGCTCGGCCTCGTCGCGCTCGGTCATGAGGGCGCGTTCGATATTCGCTGGGGCGGAGAAATCGACACGGCGCTGCGCGAGTGCGCGCAAAAGCTCTCGTATGAGCTGGGGTATAGTGCGGCGCCGCGTGACGAAAAGGCATGA
- a CDS encoding alpha/beta fold hydrolase translates to MQVNINGIETRYVLSNEGGGPWLTFVHQLGGDLSVWDQLAGYFRDDYTVLRYDVRGHGKTAASGAPFGVADLSRDLAALLDTLDAPRTHLVGMSMGGMIAQQFALDHPTRVDTLTIADTSGGTLPEARATWDQRAAAARSEGMAALVPATLSRWLTADFQAAHPEAVEQIRDVLMQTLPEGYAMACEALRDFDVRSKLTTIRCPTLTVAGRHDTGTPPASTQAIADAIEGARFELLDAAHLAPIEQSHRFAALLETFLERPV, encoded by the coding sequence ATGCAAGTGAACATCAACGGTATCGAAACGCGCTATGTGTTGAGCAACGAGGGCGGCGGCCCATGGCTGACGTTCGTTCACCAGCTCGGCGGCGATCTGTCCGTTTGGGACCAGCTCGCCGGCTATTTCCGCGACGACTACACCGTATTGCGCTACGACGTGCGCGGCCATGGCAAGACCGCGGCATCCGGCGCGCCCTTTGGCGTGGCAGACCTGTCACGCGATCTCGCCGCACTGCTCGATACACTCGATGCACCTCGTACTCATCTGGTCGGCATGTCGATGGGCGGCATGATCGCGCAGCAATTCGCGCTGGATCATCCTACGCGCGTCGACACGCTAACGATCGCCGACACTAGCGGCGGCACGCTGCCGGAGGCCCGCGCCACCTGGGACCAGCGGGCTGCCGCGGCCCGCAGCGAGGGCATGGCCGCGCTCGTGCCCGCGACCTTGAGCCGCTGGCTGACAGCCGATTTTCAGGCTGCGCACCCCGAAGCAGTCGAGCAGATCCGCGACGTATTGATGCAGACGTTGCCAGAAGGCTACGCCATGGCGTGCGAAGCCCTGCGCGATTTCGACGTACGCAGTAAGCTGACAACAATCCGATGCCCAACATTGACCGTGGCGGGCCGCCACGACACGGGCACGCCGCCTGCTTCCACTCAGGCGATAGCAGACGCCATCGAAGGCGCACGTTTCGAACTGCTCGATGCCGCTCATCTTGCGCCCATCGAGCAATCTCACCGTTTTGCTGCACTGCTTGAAACGTTTCTTGAAAGGCCGGTCTAA
- a CDS encoding PhaM family polyhydroxyalkanoate granule multifunctional regulatory protein, which yields MTDTPGSTPPFPGFPGFPPAEMLERMWGMMRMSPFGSAFSGAQPGGSLGPSLSMMSDMMAPLTNVEELDKRITDMRAVEQWLKLNLNMLQSAIQALEVQRATLATLRAFGAFAQSSMTQPAAASAAPSPTAPTGWPHPAAPAPTPAPAASASAGSSAEEPSGDEEQTPATPPFDASAWWNLLQSQFNQIAQFAMTQPAAAAGSAATDSAPGEEAASASGAEPASDAPPPPAQEAEHAATRPAAKRAPTSARRTSGTSTTSGASASPRTTKKSI from the coding sequence ATGACCGACACTCCTGGCTCCACGCCGCCCTTTCCCGGCTTTCCTGGATTTCCGCCCGCTGAAATGCTCGAGCGCATGTGGGGCATGATGCGCATGTCGCCGTTCGGCTCGGCTTTCTCCGGCGCGCAACCGGGCGGCAGCCTCGGTCCCTCGCTCTCCATGATGTCGGACATGATGGCACCGCTCACGAATGTCGAGGAACTCGACAAGCGCATCACCGACATGCGCGCAGTCGAGCAATGGCTCAAGCTGAATCTGAACATGTTGCAGTCCGCGATTCAGGCGCTCGAAGTGCAGCGCGCGACGCTCGCGACGCTGCGCGCGTTCGGCGCCTTCGCGCAGTCGTCGATGACGCAGCCCGCGGCGGCCTCCGCCGCGCCGAGTCCCACAGCGCCGACGGGCTGGCCGCATCCGGCCGCACCGGCGCCCACCCCGGCGCCGGCTGCTTCGGCGAGCGCCGGTTCGTCGGCCGAAGAGCCCTCCGGCGACGAAGAGCAAACGCCGGCAACGCCGCCCTTCGACGCGTCCGCGTGGTGGAATCTGCTGCAATCCCAGTTCAACCAGATCGCCCAGTTCGCGATGACGCAGCCGGCGGCCGCGGCTGGCAGCGCGGCAACCGATTCCGCGCCAGGCGAAGAGGCGGCGTCGGCATCCGGCGCTGAACCGGCGAGCGACGCGCCGCCGCCCCCCGCGCAGGAAGCGGAGCACGCGGCTACGCGGCCGGCGGCGAAGCGGGCGCCGACCTCGGCCAGGCGCACGAGTGGTACGAGCACCACAAGTGGTGCGAGCGCCAGCCCGAGAACCACGAAAAAGTCTATCTAA
- a CDS encoding DUF3567 domain-containing protein, whose amino-acid sequence MQMIYNSPNYCVVEFPPQEGPLAMKSGGYEIVDKNMQREIYIDGAMAARFREHVQKLIEEEPSLDEVDEFLGQFDSLMHQPVILH is encoded by the coding sequence ATGCAAATGATCTACAACAGCCCCAATTATTGTGTCGTCGAGTTTCCGCCGCAGGAAGGTCCTCTGGCCATGAAGTCAGGTGGCTATGAGATCGTCGACAAGAACATGCAGCGCGAGATCTATATCGACGGAGCAATGGCGGCGCGCTTTCGCGAGCACGTGCAGAAGTTGATCGAAGAGGAACCGTCGCTGGATGAAGTTGACGAATTCCTCGGCCAGTTCGACAGCCTGATGCATCAACCGGTGATTCTTCACTAA
- a CDS encoding enoyl-CoA hydratase/isomerase family protein, with amino-acid sequence MSQAPHRNDAFYAHYQSLQLHRHPHGVLEVVMSGEGANKSGLATANARMHFELAEIWRDIDRDPDTRVAIIRGEGKGFSAGGDLQLVEDMATDFDVRARVWREARDLVYNVINCSKPVVSAMHGPAVGAGLVAGLLADISIAAKTARIIDGHTRLGVAAGDHAAIVWPLLCGMAKAKYYLMLCEPVSGEEAERIGLVSLAVDENDLLPKAFEVAQKLANGSQTAIRWTKYALNNWLRSAGPAFDTSLALEFMGFAGPDVREGVNSLRERRAPDFGGADPWRGKSSGGGAVDGERS; translated from the coding sequence ATGTCTCAGGCACCACACCGTAACGACGCGTTTTACGCGCACTATCAGTCGCTCCAGTTGCATCGCCATCCGCACGGCGTGCTCGAAGTCGTGATGAGCGGCGAGGGCGCCAACAAGAGCGGACTCGCCACCGCCAACGCGCGCATGCACTTCGAACTCGCCGAGATCTGGCGCGACATCGACCGCGATCCCGATACGCGTGTGGCGATCATTCGCGGTGAGGGCAAGGGATTTTCGGCCGGCGGCGACCTGCAACTCGTCGAAGACATGGCAACCGATTTCGACGTGCGCGCGCGCGTGTGGCGCGAGGCGCGCGATCTGGTCTACAACGTGATCAATTGCAGCAAGCCGGTCGTTTCCGCCATGCACGGCCCGGCGGTGGGCGCGGGGCTCGTGGCGGGCCTGCTCGCCGACATCTCGATCGCGGCGAAGACGGCGCGCATTATCGACGGCCACACGCGTCTGGGCGTGGCCGCGGGCGATCACGCGGCGATCGTGTGGCCGCTCCTGTGCGGCATGGCGAAAGCCAAGTATTACCTGATGCTATGCGAACCGGTGAGCGGCGAAGAGGCGGAGCGTATTGGCCTCGTGTCGCTTGCCGTCGACGAAAACGATCTGCTGCCGAAGGCTTTCGAGGTTGCGCAGAAGCTGGCCAACGGCTCGCAAACGGCGATCCGCTGGACCAAATACGCGTTGAACAACTGGCTGCGCTCGGCAGGGCCCGCGTTCGATACGTCGCTCGCGCTGGAATTCATGGGCTTTGCCGGGCCGGATGTGCGCGAAGGCGTGAACTCGCTGCGCGAGCGGCGGGCGCCGGACTTCGGCGGCGCCGACCCGTGGCGCGGGAAATCGTCGGGCGGCGGCGCGGTGGACGGCGAGCGCTCGTGA
- a CDS encoding ABC transporter substrate-binding protein — translation MPQIETLEPGSRRARASSLRVNRSHNRLARRAVALCAAVAGILPGIALAQVKIGLVLSLTGPAASLGIPARDTVALLPKQIGGQRVEYIVLDDASDTTQAVQDTKKLISENHVDAIIGSSITPNSLAMIDVVAEGETPMISLASSAKIIEPVDAKRHWVFKTPQTDAMMASAIAEHASLHGVKTIAFIGQADALGETFYTEVAKFAQLHHISMVASERFNRTDPSVTGQVLKILATHPDAVVVGAAGTPAALPPKTLRERGYKGLIYHNHGVGNNDFLRVCGADCNGTFLPASPVLVAAQLPADHPAKRLALDYIARFEAVRGTGSVSAFGSYTWDAGMLLGQAVPVALKSGAPGSPEFRRALRNALEATRGLADTNGVVNMSATDHLGLDQRARVMVEIKNGKWVYQPR, via the coding sequence ATGCCGCAAATCGAAACCCTTGAACCTGGAAGCCGGCGCGCTCGCGCATCGAGCCTGCGCGTGAATCGATCGCATAACCGGCTCGCGCGTCGTGCCGTTGCATTGTGCGCGGCAGTTGCGGGCATCCTGCCCGGCATTGCACTGGCGCAGGTGAAAATCGGCCTCGTGCTGTCGCTGACCGGGCCGGCCGCGTCGCTCGGCATTCCCGCACGCGATACGGTTGCGTTGCTGCCCAAGCAGATCGGCGGTCAGCGCGTCGAATACATCGTGCTCGACGACGCGTCCGATACCACTCAGGCCGTGCAGGACACCAAGAAGCTGATCTCCGAAAATCACGTCGATGCGATCATCGGCTCGTCGATCACGCCGAATTCGCTGGCGATGATCGACGTGGTCGCCGAAGGTGAAACACCGATGATCTCGCTGGCGTCGTCGGCGAAGATCATCGAGCCGGTGGACGCGAAACGCCACTGGGTCTTCAAGACGCCACAAACGGACGCGATGATGGCGTCGGCGATTGCCGAACATGCCAGCCTGCACGGCGTTAAAACCATTGCGTTCATCGGCCAGGCCGACGCGCTCGGCGAAACCTTCTACACCGAGGTCGCGAAGTTCGCGCAACTGCATCACATCAGTATGGTGGCGAGCGAGCGCTTCAATCGCACCGATCCGAGCGTGACCGGCCAGGTCCTCAAGATTCTGGCGACGCATCCCGATGCCGTGGTGGTCGGCGCGGCCGGCACGCCCGCCGCGTTGCCGCCGAAGACGCTGCGGGAACGCGGTTACAAAGGGCTGATCTATCACAATCACGGGGTCGGCAATAACGACTTCCTGCGCGTGTGCGGCGCGGATTGCAACGGCACCTTCCTGCCCGCGAGTCCGGTGCTGGTCGCCGCGCAATTGCCGGCGGATCATCCGGCCAAGCGCCTCGCGCTCGACTACATCGCGCGCTTCGAAGCCGTGCGCGGCACGGGCAGCGTGTCGGCGTTCGGCTCGTACACATGGGACGCGGGCATGCTGCTCGGTCAGGCTGTACCGGTCGCGCTGAAAAGCGGCGCGCCGGGCTCGCCGGAATTTCGCCGTGCACTGCGCAATGCGCTCGAAGCGACGCGCGGTCTCGCGGATACCAACGGCGTCGTCAACATGAGCGCCACCGATCACCTCGGGCTCGATCAACGGGCGCGTGTGATGGTCGAGATCAAGAATGGGAAGTGGGTTTATCAGCCGCGCTGA
- a CDS encoding homocysteine S-methyltransferase family protein, with protein sequence MNQPAQTATPVRPDAAYTRGTALPALLKSRILILDGAMGTMIQRYKLDEARYRGERFKDYGRDIKGNNELLSITQPQIISEIHEQYLAAGADIIETNTFGATTVAQADYGMEDLAIEMNLESAKLARAACDKYSTPDKPRFVAGAIGPTPKTASISPDVNDPGARNVTFDELRAAYYEQAKALLDGGADLFLVETIFDTLNAKAALFALDELFEDTGERLPIMISGTVTDASGRILSGQTVEAFWNSLRHAKPLTFGLNCALGAALMRPYIAELAKLCDTYVSCYPNAGLPNPMSDTGFDELPADTSGLLKEFAQAGLVNIAGGCCGTTPEHIAAIAQALAEVKPRQWPTQYRDAA encoded by the coding sequence ATGAACCAGCCCGCTCAAACCGCCACGCCAGTCCGTCCCGACGCCGCCTACACGCGCGGCACGGCGCTGCCCGCGCTGCTCAAGTCGCGCATCCTGATCCTGGACGGCGCGATGGGCACGATGATCCAGCGCTACAAGCTCGACGAAGCCCGCTATCGCGGTGAACGCTTCAAGGACTACGGGCGCGACATCAAGGGCAACAACGAGTTGCTGTCGATCACACAGCCGCAGATCATCAGCGAGATCCACGAGCAGTATCTGGCGGCGGGCGCGGACATCATCGAAACCAACACGTTTGGTGCGACCACGGTTGCTCAGGCGGACTACGGCATGGAAGACCTCGCCATCGAGATGAACCTCGAGTCGGCGAAACTGGCGCGAGCCGCCTGCGACAAGTATTCGACGCCCGACAAGCCACGCTTTGTCGCCGGCGCGATCGGACCGACGCCGAAGACCGCGAGCATTTCCCCCGACGTGAACGATCCGGGCGCGCGCAACGTGACGTTCGACGAACTGCGCGCGGCCTACTACGAGCAGGCCAAGGCGTTGCTCGACGGCGGCGCCGATCTGTTCCTCGTCGAGACCATTTTCGACACGCTCAATGCGAAGGCTGCGCTCTTTGCGTTGGATGAACTGTTCGAAGATACTGGCGAGCGTCTGCCGATCATGATCTCCGGCACCGTCACCGACGCGTCGGGCCGCATTCTGTCGGGCCAGACGGTCGAAGCCTTCTGGAATTCGCTGCGTCACGCCAAGCCGCTCACGTTCGGTCTGAACTGCGCGTTGGGCGCGGCTTTGATGCGCCCGTACATCGCCGAACTGGCCAAGCTGTGCGACACCTATGTGTCGTGCTATCCGAACGCCGGCTTGCCGAATCCGATGAGCGACACGGGCTTCGACGAATTGCCCGCGGATACCTCGGGCTTGCTGAAGGAGTTCGCGCAGGCTGGTCTCGTGAATATTGCCGGCGGCTGCTGCGGTACGACGCCGGAACATATTGCGGCGATTGCGCAGGCGCTGGCCGAAGTGAAGCCGCGCCAATGGCCGACGCAATACCGCGACGCAGCCTGA